The Streptococcaceae bacterium ESL0729 genome has a segment encoding these proteins:
- the ispE gene encoding 4-(cytidine 5'-diphospho)-2-C-methyl-D-erythritol kinase has product MEITEKAPAKINLGLNVVGKRTDGFHELDMVMASIDLSDRITIKELDEDKIVIKSDGVSVPKNNKNHAYKAAELIKNTFGIKKGVEIYIKKVIPVAAGLAGGSSDAAATFRALNKLWNLKLSLADLAKLGESVGSDVPYCIYGGIARVKGRGELVEPIEGLENYWVLLVKPKFGVSTPDVFKRVDLKTIKNFDMDGIEASVLTNDFDQLAGRLGNSLEDITIKMHPEIEKIKQVLAEAGASGVLMSGSGPTVFALFDKKARATRAVNSIKGFCKEVYLVRSL; this is encoded by the coding sequence ATGGAAATAACAGAAAAAGCGCCCGCAAAGATAAATCTTGGGCTTAATGTAGTTGGTAAAAGAACAGATGGCTTTCACGAACTTGATATGGTAATGGCAAGTATTGATCTTTCTGATCGAATTACAATCAAGGAACTTGATGAGGATAAGATAGTCATCAAGTCTGATGGTGTTTCAGTTCCTAAAAACAATAAAAATCATGCCTATAAGGCTGCTGAATTGATCAAAAATACTTTTGGTATAAAAAAAGGAGTAGAAATATATATTAAAAAAGTTATCCCAGTGGCTGCAGGCCTTGCTGGTGGCTCAAGTGATGCTGCGGCAACCTTTAGAGCCCTCAATAAGCTTTGGAATCTTAAGCTGAGCCTGGCTGATTTGGCCAAGCTTGGCGAGAGCGTAGGAAGTGACGTTCCCTACTGTATTTACGGGGGGATTGCCCGAGTTAAAGGACGGGGAGAGCTTGTAGAACCTATCGAAGGTCTTGAAAATTATTGGGTTTTACTGGTTAAACCAAAATTTGGTGTCTCAACTCCTGATGTCTTTAAAAGAGTTGATCTAAAAACTATTAAAAATTTTGACATGGACGGTATTGAAGCTTCGGTTCTTACAAATGACTTTGATCAGCTAGCAGGAAGGCTTGGAAATTCTTTAGAGGATATAACCATAAAAATGCACCCAGAAATTGAGAAAATTAAGCAGGTTTTAGCTGAAGCAGGTGCTAGCGGTGTATTAATGAGTGGCAGTGGGCCAACAGTTTTTGCTCTTTTTGATAAAAAGGCAAGGGCAACACGCGCTGTTAATAGCATTAAAGGTTTCTGTAAGGAAGTTTATCTGGTTAGGAGTTTATGA
- a CDS encoding metal ABC transporter substrate-binding protein has protein sequence MNKVVKKLLGIMAVSLIALMLGACGKQKSSDKIKISTSFYPMYEFTKNVVGEHADVSYIVPAGQEVHDYEPSARDIAKITDSDVVIYNNDNLEKWFTSAKKNLKSTSLVIEASKDVKLLKFSGQSSSQETVDPHTWLSLKNAQIEVTTILNELSEKYPNYKKDFEENASAYLEKLDNLDKEYASSFEGAENKKFVTQHAAFGYLANDYGLTQIYIAGLTPDAEPSSATLASLKKTMEADKLDIVYFEENADDKIAKTLAQEVGAQTLVLNTVEGITKEEQKDGVTYISIMEQNLENLKKSIK, from the coding sequence ATGAATAAGGTAGTTAAAAAGCTGCTGGGCATTATGGCGGTTAGCTTGATTGCTCTGATGCTTGGAGCATGTGGCAAGCAAAAAAGTAGCGACAAGATTAAGATAAGTACAAGTTTCTATCCCATGTATGAATTTACCAAGAATGTTGTGGGCGAACATGCCGATGTATCCTACATTGTTCCCGCAGGTCAAGAGGTTCATGACTATGAGCCAAGTGCGCGTGATATAGCAAAAATTACTGATAGCGACGTGGTTATTTATAATAATGATAATTTGGAAAAATGGTTTACAAGTGCTAAGAAGAATCTAAAATCAACCAGTCTTGTCATTGAAGCCAGTAAGGATGTTAAGCTCCTCAAATTTTCTGGCCAGTCTAGCAGCCAAGAAACAGTTGATCCTCACACTTGGTTATCCTTAAAAAATGCTCAGATTGAAGTTACTACCATCTTGAATGAACTATCTGAGAAATATCCAAACTATAAAAAAGATTTCGAAGAAAATGCTTCGGCCTACCTTGAAAAACTTGATAACTTGGATAAGGAGTATGCTTCAAGCTTTGAGGGAGCAGAAAATAAAAAATTTGTGACCCAGCATGCAGCCTTTGGTTACTTGGCTAATGATTACGGTCTAACTCAAATCTATATAGCTGGTCTAACACCTGATGCTGAACCTTCTAGTGCAACTCTTGCCAGTCTTAAAAAGACCATGGAAGCAGATAAATTAGACATTGTTTATTTTGAAGAGAATGCTGATGATAAGATTGCAAAAACCCTTGCCCAGGAAGTTGGAGCCCAAACCCTTGTTCTAAATACTGTCGAAGGTATTACAAAAGAGGAGCAAAAGGATGGTGTTACTTATATTTCAATTATGGAGCAGAATTTAGAGAATTTGAAGAAGAGTATAAAATAG
- a CDS encoding metal ABC transporter ATP-binding protein, which yields MHYINVKDLSFYYDDEPVLENVSYHVDDREFVTLTGENGAAKSTLIKASLGILKPKEGKVEISKVNNKGKKLRISYLPQQVASFNAGFPSTVLEFVTSGRYPRKGWFRKINDHDWEHVEKSLKAVGMWEFRHKKIGELSGGQKQRVVIARMFASDPDLFVLDEPTTGMDDVSRRDFYELMHHSVHEHGKSVLMITHDAEDVKNFADRNIHLVRKQDSPWRCFSVHDDWREK from the coding sequence ATGCACTATATAAATGTTAAAGATTTATCCTTTTATTATGACGATGAGCCGGTACTTGAGAATGTGAGCTACCATGTGGATGACCGTGAGTTTGTAACCCTAACAGGTGAAAATGGGGCAGCCAAATCAACCTTAATCAAAGCTTCTTTGGGGATTCTTAAGCCTAAGGAAGGAAAGGTTGAAATTTCAAAGGTTAATAATAAGGGGAAAAAATTAAGAATATCTTATTTACCCCAACAGGTAGCAAGCTTCAATGCAGGTTTTCCAAGTACCGTTTTAGAGTTTGTAACCAGCGGACGTTATCCGCGTAAGGGTTGGTTTCGTAAAATCAATGACCATGACTGGGAACATGTAGAAAAATCTCTAAAAGCCGTAGGTATGTGGGAATTTAGGCACAAGAAAATTGGAGAGTTGTCTGGTGGACAAAAGCAAAGGGTGGTAATTGCTAGAATGTTTGCCTCAGATCCTGATTTATTTGTACTAGATGAGCCGACAACTGGGATGGATGATGTTAGTAGAAGGGACTTCTACGAACTCATGCATCATAGTGTTCATGAGCACGGAAAGTCTGTCTTAATGATTACCCATGATGCTGAGGATGTAAAGAACTTTGCTGATCGGAATATCCATCTGGTGAGAAAGCAAGATTCACCTTGGCGTTGTTTTAGTGTCCATGATGATTGGAGGGAAAAATAA